Proteins encoded by one window of Culicoides brevitarsis isolate CSIRO-B50_1 chromosome 2, AGI_CSIRO_Cbre_v1, whole genome shotgun sequence:
- the LOC134831409 gene encoding phospholipid scramblase 4, which produces MDNKETDVVRTEPKLRYADPPLVHRGPTSILAPNFGESYDLSPNRQPIFTTNSSRSGGTNVLGGAQILPYSGLDYLTGIPSVHFHQAYELNESLNAVSSESRFTIRGPSNEALFVALERSSSKDRLLWGSSRPFDMHLLDKTHQESLIFERRHECAFVCCCCRSEHMFIVKPPGDIIGFIEEEFSLLSTELSLRNSAGEALYRISVPKYHKFYMPKEHFFKVMDGDNLTQKGSIARKWNPDTNLYTTNVYFTDPDLNVRLKSLYIGAAFLLEYMYFQSYLARC; this is translated from the exons ATGGACAACAAAGAAACCGACGTTGTCCGCACGGAACCTAAATTGAGATACGCTGACCCGCCATTAG TGCATCGGGGTCCTACGAGTATATTGGCGCCCAATTTCGGAGAATCCTATGATC tgtcTCCAAATCGTCAACCGATTTTTACGACAAATTCCTCGAGATCTGGCGGCACAAATGTTCTTGGAGGAGCTCAAATCTTACCGTATTCGGGTCTGGATTACTTGACAGGAATTCCTTCGGTGCATTTTCATCAAGCCTATGAATTAAATGAAT ccTTGAACGCCGTTTCATCAGAAAGTCGCTTCACGATTCGTGGTCCATCGAACGAAGCTCTTTTTGTCGCTTTAGAACGTTCTTCATCCAAAGATCGGTTGCTTTGGGGATCCTCTCGTCCCTTTGACATGCATTTACTGGACAAGACCCATCAGGAATCCCTCATTTTTGAACGTCGTCATGAATGTGCCTTCGTTTGTTGCTGCTGCCGAAGCGAACATATGTTCATAGTTAAACCGCCCGGGGACATCATTGGCTTCATCGAGGAGGAATTTTCTCTCTTGAGTACTGAGCTAAGTTTGAGAAATTCTGCTGGAGAAGCTCTCTATCGCATCTCGGTGCCaaaatatcacaaattttACATGCCCAAAGAGCATTTCTTTAAAGTTATGGATGGCGATAATTTGACTCAAAAAGGGTCAATTGCTCGCAAATGGAATCCTGATACGAATTTGTACACGACAAATGTGTATTTTACCGATCCGGATCTCAATGTGAGGCTTAAGAGCTTGTATATTGGAGCAGCGTTTTTattg gaatacATGTACTTTCAGTCTTATTTGGCAcgatgttaa